One segment of Pseudophryne corroboree isolate aPseCor3 chromosome 10, aPseCor3.hap2, whole genome shotgun sequence DNA contains the following:
- the LOC134966138 gene encoding serine/threonine-protein kinase SBK1-like isoform X2, with translation MKDKTSDHCNHSICVMDENEEILQKMMTLTSKTMPSIKLKEKYRIIKDLGAGTYGRVLLVEQKIKGNIIALKLMRKSSTKKENFLMEYCVSLCLSSHPNIIKTFPVVFETIKYFSFAQELATAGDLYSITVPDVGIPETMVKRCAMQLAEALDYMHSKALVHRDVKLDNILLFDKDCHYIKLADFGLTRLEGFLVSPMKGLVPYSPPELCSLEDNETLELDSSLDVWAFGILLFCISTGAFPWDGALCKDTQYEEFSIWQTTGDYQNIPSQWKQFTWQALDMFQKLLTINADRRRPAIEVQKYLSVPWKVNSVKDNTNIQDNANEIEQSVDNMKFLKDTVSPDKLTRHFSRPLENTNPQ, from the exons ATAAGACATCTGATCATTGTAACCATAGCATATGTGTGATGGATGAAAATGAAGAGATCTTGCAAAAAATGATGACTCTGACATCAAAGACAATGCCAAGTATAAAGCTGAAAGAGAAATACAGGATCATCAAGGACCTGGGAGCCGGCACTTACGGACGTGTGTTACTGGTTGAACAGAAGATAAAAG GAAATATTATAGCACTAAAGTTAATGAGAAAGAGTTCAACAAAGAAGGAGAATTTTCTTATGGAATATTGCGTGTCACTGTGCCTTTCATCACACCCGAATATTATCAAAACCTTTCCAGTGGTCTTTGAAACCATTAAATATTTTTCCTTTGCTCAGGAACTGGCAACCGCTGGTGATCTCTATTCCATCACTGTACCTGAC GTCGGAATACCTGAGACAATGGTAAAACGATGTGCCATGCAACTGGCTGAAGCTCTAGACTACATGCACAGCAAAGCACTGGTACATAGAGATGTGAAACTGGATAACATTCTACTCTTCGATAAAGATTGCCACTATATAAAACTTGCAGACTTTGGCTTAACCAGACTTGAAGGCTTTCTGGTTTCTCCTATGAAAGGACTCGTTCCCTATTCACCTCCTGAACTCTGCAGCTTAGAAGATAATGAAACTCTGGAACTTGACTCCAGTCTTGATGTGTGGGCTTTTGGCATACTTCTGTTTTGTATCTCTACTGGGGCCTTTCCCTGGGACGGAGCGTTATGTAAAGACACACAATATGAAGAATTTTCTATTTGGCAAACCACAGGAGATTACCAGAATATCCCATCTCAGTGGAAGCAATTTACATGGCAGGCATTAGACATGTTTCAGAAACTGCTGACAATAAATGCAGACCGAAGGAGGCCGGCTATTGAGGTCCAGAAATATCTCAGCGTTCCATGGAAAGTGAACAGCGTGAAAGATAACACTAACATACAAGACAACGCAAATGAGATAGAACAAAGTGTTGATAACATGAAGTTTTTGAAAGACACAGTCAGTCCTGACAAGTTGACAAGGCATTTCTCCAGGCCCTTAGAGAACACAAACCCTCAGTAA
- the LOC134966138 gene encoding serine/threonine-protein kinase SBK1-like isoform X1 gives MEIRAYLTYTETNKTSDHCNHSICVMDENEEILQKMMTLTSKTMPSIKLKEKYRIIKDLGAGTYGRVLLVEQKIKGNIIALKLMRKSSTKKENFLMEYCVSLCLSSHPNIIKTFPVVFETIKYFSFAQELATAGDLYSITVPDVGIPETMVKRCAMQLAEALDYMHSKALVHRDVKLDNILLFDKDCHYIKLADFGLTRLEGFLVSPMKGLVPYSPPELCSLEDNETLELDSSLDVWAFGILLFCISTGAFPWDGALCKDTQYEEFSIWQTTGDYQNIPSQWKQFTWQALDMFQKLLTINADRRRPAIEVQKYLSVPWKVNSVKDNTNIQDNANEIEQSVDNMKFLKDTVSPDKLTRHFSRPLENTNPQ, from the exons ATAAGACATCTGATCATTGTAACCATAGCATATGTGTGATGGATGAAAATGAAGAGATCTTGCAAAAAATGATGACTCTGACATCAAAGACAATGCCAAGTATAAAGCTGAAAGAGAAATACAGGATCATCAAGGACCTGGGAGCCGGCACTTACGGACGTGTGTTACTGGTTGAACAGAAGATAAAAG GAAATATTATAGCACTAAAGTTAATGAGAAAGAGTTCAACAAAGAAGGAGAATTTTCTTATGGAATATTGCGTGTCACTGTGCCTTTCATCACACCCGAATATTATCAAAACCTTTCCAGTGGTCTTTGAAACCATTAAATATTTTTCCTTTGCTCAGGAACTGGCAACCGCTGGTGATCTCTATTCCATCACTGTACCTGAC GTCGGAATACCTGAGACAATGGTAAAACGATGTGCCATGCAACTGGCTGAAGCTCTAGACTACATGCACAGCAAAGCACTGGTACATAGAGATGTGAAACTGGATAACATTCTACTCTTCGATAAAGATTGCCACTATATAAAACTTGCAGACTTTGGCTTAACCAGACTTGAAGGCTTTCTGGTTTCTCCTATGAAAGGACTCGTTCCCTATTCACCTCCTGAACTCTGCAGCTTAGAAGATAATGAAACTCTGGAACTTGACTCCAGTCTTGATGTGTGGGCTTTTGGCATACTTCTGTTTTGTATCTCTACTGGGGCCTTTCCCTGGGACGGAGCGTTATGTAAAGACACACAATATGAAGAATTTTCTATTTGGCAAACCACAGGAGATTACCAGAATATCCCATCTCAGTGGAAGCAATTTACATGGCAGGCATTAGACATGTTTCAGAAACTGCTGACAATAAATGCAGACCGAAGGAGGCCGGCTATTGAGGTCCAGAAATATCTCAGCGTTCCATGGAAAGTGAACAGCGTGAAAGATAACACTAACATACAAGACAACGCAAATGAGATAGAACAAAGTGTTGATAACATGAAGTTTTTGAAAGACACAGTCAGTCCTGACAAGTTGACAAGGCATTTCTCCAGGCCCTTAGAGAACACAAACCCTCAGTAA
- the LOC134966138 gene encoding serine/threonine-protein kinase SBK1-like isoform X3, whose translation MDENEEILQKMMTLTSKTMPSIKLKEKYRIIKDLGAGTYGRVLLVEQKIKGNIIALKLMRKSSTKKENFLMEYCVSLCLSSHPNIIKTFPVVFETIKYFSFAQELATAGDLYSITVPDVGIPETMVKRCAMQLAEALDYMHSKALVHRDVKLDNILLFDKDCHYIKLADFGLTRLEGFLVSPMKGLVPYSPPELCSLEDNETLELDSSLDVWAFGILLFCISTGAFPWDGALCKDTQYEEFSIWQTTGDYQNIPSQWKQFTWQALDMFQKLLTINADRRRPAIEVQKYLSVPWKVNSVKDNTNIQDNANEIEQSVDNMKFLKDTVSPDKLTRHFSRPLENTNPQ comes from the exons ATGGATGAAAATGAAGAGATCTTGCAAAAAATGATGACTCTGACATCAAAGACAATGCCAAGTATAAAGCTGAAAGAGAAATACAGGATCATCAAGGACCTGGGAGCCGGCACTTACGGACGTGTGTTACTGGTTGAACAGAAGATAAAAG GAAATATTATAGCACTAAAGTTAATGAGAAAGAGTTCAACAAAGAAGGAGAATTTTCTTATGGAATATTGCGTGTCACTGTGCCTTTCATCACACCCGAATATTATCAAAACCTTTCCAGTGGTCTTTGAAACCATTAAATATTTTTCCTTTGCTCAGGAACTGGCAACCGCTGGTGATCTCTATTCCATCACTGTACCTGAC GTCGGAATACCTGAGACAATGGTAAAACGATGTGCCATGCAACTGGCTGAAGCTCTAGACTACATGCACAGCAAAGCACTGGTACATAGAGATGTGAAACTGGATAACATTCTACTCTTCGATAAAGATTGCCACTATATAAAACTTGCAGACTTTGGCTTAACCAGACTTGAAGGCTTTCTGGTTTCTCCTATGAAAGGACTCGTTCCCTATTCACCTCCTGAACTCTGCAGCTTAGAAGATAATGAAACTCTGGAACTTGACTCCAGTCTTGATGTGTGGGCTTTTGGCATACTTCTGTTTTGTATCTCTACTGGGGCCTTTCCCTGGGACGGAGCGTTATGTAAAGACACACAATATGAAGAATTTTCTATTTGGCAAACCACAGGAGATTACCAGAATATCCCATCTCAGTGGAAGCAATTTACATGGCAGGCATTAGACATGTTTCAGAAACTGCTGACAATAAATGCAGACCGAAGGAGGCCGGCTATTGAGGTCCAGAAATATCTCAGCGTTCCATGGAAAGTGAACAGCGTGAAAGATAACACTAACATACAAGACAACGCAAATGAGATAGAACAAAGTGTTGATAACATGAAGTTTTTGAAAGACACAGTCAGTCCTGACAAGTTGACAAGGCATTTCTCCAGGCCCTTAGAGAACACAAACCCTCAGTAA